In one window of Methanobrevibacter sp. DNA:
- the sfsA gene encoding DNA/RNA nuclease SfsA: MDYVKGIFKARPNRFIAEVEVDGNLEIAHVPNTGRCKELLVEGAVVWLKPSDNPNRKTKFSLHFVENKNVLVSLYSQQANSIVYDAILNGKIKELVGYSIHQREKTVDSSRIDIYLESENQQCYVEVKGVTLIVDGEARFPDAPTERGAKHLKELIKLKQEGNRCVVFFLIQHPAGKFFRPNWENDPKFSQTLNEAYEAGVEILVYRCDNQLSGIELVPESLDFDLTENLSDGIVDD, from the coding sequence ATGGATTATGTTAAGGGAATTTTTAAGGCAAGGCCTAACAGGTTCATTGCAGAAGTGGAAGTTGATGGCAATTTGGAAATCGCCCATGTACCGAATACTGGACGTTGCAAGGAGCTATTGGTGGAAGGTGCAGTTGTATGGCTTAAACCCTCTGACAATCCTAATCGCAAAACCAAGTTTTCACTTCATTTTGTAGAAAACAAAAATGTTTTGGTATCACTTTACTCGCAGCAAGCCAACAGTATTGTATATGATGCAATTCTAAATGGCAAAATAAAGGAACTTGTAGGCTATTCTATACATCAAAGGGAAAAGACAGTTGACAGCTCACGAATAGATATATACTTGGAAAGTGAAAACCAACAATGTTATGTTGAAGTCAAGGGTGTGACTTTGATAGTTGATGGTGAGGCAAGATTTCCCGATGCACCGACTGAACGTGGAGCAAAACACCTAAAAGAATTGATAAAGCTTAAACAAGAGGGAAATCGTTGTGTCGTGTTTTTCTTAATACAACATCCTGCAGGCAAATTCTTCAGGCCAAACTGGGAAAATGATCCTAAATTCAGCCAAACATTGAATGAGGCATATGAAGCGGGAGTTGAAATACTGGTTTACAGATGCGATAACCAGTTGTCTGGAATTGAACTGGTTCCTGAATCACTCGACTTTGATTTGACTGAAAACCTCTCCGATGGCATCGTTGATGACTAA
- a CDS encoding NAD(P)H-hydrate dehydratase, translated as MHPMDMMVTDYNCEYLGLSRLCLMESAGKSLAEEAGKIAVYTFSKPVKVVIFTGSGGNGGDGFVAARYLLNRGYDVDIYMLKDNIHSAEAKTNFEILKNMKPRLSRLKIYNLKTLEDINSCEVAKSNDSEFIIIDGLLGTGIKGKLQTNVKRAIEIINESKGITISVDVPSGMDPLTGDVYDLAVVPDYTISFHKIKTGVRNAEEEIVGGLITADIGIPFEAEYFVNFGDFLRLKNRDLKSHKGNNGRLLIIGGSSDYSGAPAIAGMAAIGAGCDLVYVATPEKSAEAIKSTSPDLIVKSLEGNKLSLKHSGEILEMADKVDAVLIGPGSGIDEETSKLFNVLVTKIKKPIVLDADALKQVELKLIKNREDIILTPHIFEFKSFFNIGNDLKLDIDSYDFAKVDENITEFQKITRQIKGSVIVKGQYDLVLSGTRFRINKSGNPGMTVGGTGDALSGICAALLTQGLNSFDSACLGVFINGLAGDGAYKTKGNGFSATDLVSYIGNVIKNGLC; from the coding sequence TTGCATCCCATGGATATGATGGTTACTGATTATAATTGTGAATACTTAGGTTTATCTAGATTATGTTTAATGGAATCTGCCGGAAAATCATTGGCAGAAGAAGCAGGCAAGATTGCTGTTTACACTTTCTCAAAGCCAGTTAAAGTTGTTATTTTTACCGGTTCAGGGGGAAATGGTGGTGACGGATTTGTGGCTGCAAGATACTTGTTGAATCGTGGGTATGATGTGGATATTTACATGCTGAAGGATAATATTCACTCTGCTGAGGCCAAAACCAATTTTGAGATACTAAAAAATATGAAGCCAAGGCTGTCACGATTAAAAATTTATAATTTGAAGACATTGGAGGATATCAACAGTTGTGAAGTTGCAAAAAGCAATGATTCTGAGTTTATCATTATTGATGGCCTTTTGGGAACCGGAATTAAAGGAAAACTTCAAACAAATGTTAAAAGGGCAATTGAGATAATCAATGAATCAAAAGGAATCACAATCAGTGTTGATGTTCCTTCAGGAATGGATCCGTTGACAGGGGATGTTTATGACTTGGCTGTGGTTCCGGATTACACCATCAGCTTTCATAAAATCAAAACCGGAGTTAGAAATGCTGAAGAGGAGATTGTTGGCGGTCTGATTACAGCAGATATTGGAATTCCATTCGAAGCTGAATATTTCGTCAATTTCGGTGACTTTTTAAGATTGAAAAATAGGGATTTAAAATCACATAAGGGCAATAACGGCAGATTACTGATTATTGGCGGGAGCAGTGATTATTCTGGAGCTCCTGCAATTGCAGGTATGGCTGCAATAGGTGCAGGGTGTGACCTGGTATATGTCGCAACACCTGAAAAATCCGCTGAAGCCATTAAGTCCACTTCACCAGATTTAATCGTAAAATCTCTTGAAGGCAATAAATTGTCTTTAAAACATTCCGGTGAGATATTGGAAATGGCTGACAAAGTTGATGCGGTATTGATTGGTCCTGGCTCTGGAATTGATGAAGAAACTTCAAAATTATTCAATGTTTTAGTTACAAAAATCAAAAAACCGATTGTTTTGGATGCAGACGCATTAAAACAAGTTGAGTTAAAATTAATCAAAAATCGTGAGGATATAATATTGACACCTCATATTTTCGAGTTCAAGTCATTTTTCAATATTGGCAATGATTTGAAATTGGACATTGATTCCTATGATTTTGCCAAAGTCGATGAAAACATCACTGAGTTTCAAAAAATAACTCGCCAAATCAAGGGCAGTGTGATTGTTAAAGGCCAATATGATTTGGTATTGTCTGGAACTCGTTTTAGAATTAACAAATCTGGAAATCCTGGAATGACTGTAGGCGGAACTGGTGATGCGCTTTCAGGAATTTGTGCAGCTCTTCTCACTCAAGGATTGAATTCATTCGACTCAGCATGCCTTGGAGTATTCATCAATGGTCTTGCAGGCGATGGGGCTTATAAAACTAAAGGAAATGGATTTTCAGCAACAGATTTGGTATCATATATTGGTAATGTGATTAAAAATGGATTATGTTAA